From the Gymnogyps californianus isolate 813 chromosome 24, ASM1813914v2, whole genome shotgun sequence genome, one window contains:
- the RPS15 gene encoding 40S ribosomal protein S15 — protein sequence MAEVEQKKKRTFRKFTYRGVDLDQLLDMSYEQLMQLYSARQRRRLNRGLRRKQHSLLKRLRKAKKEAPPMEKPEVVKTHLRDMIILPEMVGSMVGVYNGKTFNQVEIKPEMIGHYLGEFSITYKPVKHGRPGIGATHSSRFIPLK from the exons ATG GCGGAGGTGGAGCAGAAGAAGAAGCGAACCTTCCGGAAATTCACCTACAGAGGGGTGGACCTGGACCAGCTCCTCGACATGTCCTA CGAGCAGCTGATGCAGCTGTACAGTGCCCGGCAGCGCCGGCGTCTCAACCGGGGGCTGCGCCGCAAGCAGCACTCCCTGCTGAAGCGCCTGCGTAAGGCCAAGAAGGAGGCGCCGCCCATGGAGAAGCCGGAGGTGGTGAAGACCCACTTGCGGGACATGATCATCCTCCCCGAGATGGTGGGCAGCATGGTCGGCGTGTACAACGGCAAGACCTTCAACCAGGTGGAGATCAAG ccCGAAATGATCGGTCACTACCTGGGGGAATTCTCCATCACGTACAAGCCGGTGAAGCACGGCCGGCCTGGCATCGGCGCCACCCACTCCTCCCGGTTCATTCCTCTGAAGTAA